The proteins below come from a single Natrinema sp. SYSU A 869 genomic window:
- a CDS encoding NAD(P)/FAD-dependent oxidoreductase codes for MRDVCIVGGGVAGLTASIFTARAGLDTLVVDGGESILARNASLENFPGFPDGVDARRHLQLTREQARTAGAEFELGRVTHAEPVTEGALEEGFVLETEGGEPLEARRVIAASWPNSDYLEPLDVGRMQRGSKHFVSVDEGGRTAVDGVYAAGRIADEPHQAIVAAGHGAKVALAVLYDADVPFYQDWVVPEGYFTGRDRDVPPGCEEIDNEERRERDEQARETIREAFAEPLDEEPTMHPSVDRD; via the coding sequence ATGCGAGATGTTTGCATCGTCGGCGGGGGCGTCGCCGGCCTCACCGCCTCGATCTTTACCGCTCGCGCAGGACTGGATACCCTCGTCGTCGACGGCGGGGAGTCCATCCTCGCGCGCAACGCCAGCCTCGAGAACTTCCCCGGGTTCCCGGACGGGGTCGACGCCCGCCGGCACCTCCAGTTGACCCGCGAGCAGGCTCGAACGGCGGGTGCCGAGTTCGAACTCGGGCGCGTGACTCACGCCGAACCGGTCACTGAGGGAGCACTCGAGGAGGGGTTCGTCCTCGAAACCGAGGGCGGCGAGCCCCTCGAGGCGCGTCGCGTCATCGCCGCCTCGTGGCCGAACAGCGACTACCTCGAGCCGCTGGACGTCGGCCGGATGCAGCGGGGCAGCAAACACTTCGTGAGCGTCGACGAGGGCGGGCGGACGGCGGTCGACGGCGTCTACGCCGCGGGCCGGATCGCGGACGAACCGCATCAGGCGATCGTTGCGGCCGGCCACGGTGCGAAAGTTGCCCTCGCGGTCCTCTACGATGCCGACGTTCCCTTCTATCAGGACTGGGTTGTCCCCGAGGGCTACTTTACCGGCCGCGATCGCGACGTGCCGCCGGGCTGTGAGGAGATCGATAACGAAGAACGACGGGAGCGTGACGAGCAGGCACGGGAGACGATCCGGGAGGCGTTCGCCGAACCACTCGACGAGGAGCCAACGATGCATCCGAGTGTCGACCGGGACTGA
- a CDS encoding ScpA family protein: protein MTREPLRGSDMSSGERSDPRDSEGSEEPEATQEPSNKASGDRSEPRAVDSDLRTDGGDDIPLDITGHDERERPSESSPGSVLEPKSGASAGSDKGREDESGESILEFTDIETADGAEDEDEVEPVELLVQLAKDGDIDPWDIDIVDVTDTFLEAIEDVDLRTSGRALFYASVLLRMKSDELFATDEPDEEELPPWEAPFAEDGAMDAAGDDEREYPPGFDPVENLEEEMERRLERKHARGKPETLDELVRELRSAERGTWWKESRSYDTSDSPKGYDRGVQELNYHSGDDFRVDDEPTSDDVTHTTHEVDIEAVIDDVETELEVHYENGRDEVLYAEIDDVGGSRVMTYLALLFLAHRGRVTLEQDELFGDLWIRDDAVASDTSEAVAS, encoded by the coding sequence ATGACTAGGGAGCCGCTACGCGGCTCCGATATGTCGAGCGGGGAGCGAAGCGACCCGCGAGACAGCGAGGGCTCCGAAGAACCAGAGGCGACGCAGGAGCCCTCGAACAAAGCGAGCGGCGATAGGAGTGAGCCGCGAGCCGTCGACAGCGACCTACGAACCGACGGCGGCGACGACATTCCCCTCGATATCACCGGCCATGACGAGCGGGAGCGTCCGAGCGAGTCATCGCCGGGCTCCGTTCTCGAGCCGAAGTCGGGCGCGAGCGCAGGGAGCGACAAGGGCCGCGAGGACGAGTCCGGTGAGTCTATCCTCGAGTTCACGGACATCGAGACGGCCGACGGTGCGGAAGACGAGGACGAAGTCGAACCCGTCGAACTGCTCGTGCAACTCGCGAAGGACGGCGATATCGACCCGTGGGACATCGACATCGTCGACGTTACGGACACGTTTCTCGAGGCGATCGAGGACGTGGATCTGCGGACGTCCGGACGGGCGCTGTTCTACGCGAGCGTCCTCTTACGGATGAAAAGCGACGAGTTGTTCGCGACCGACGAGCCGGACGAAGAGGAACTCCCGCCTTGGGAAGCGCCCTTCGCCGAAGACGGGGCGATGGACGCGGCGGGCGACGATGAGCGGGAGTATCCGCCCGGGTTCGATCCCGTCGAGAACCTCGAGGAAGAGATGGAGCGCCGCCTCGAGCGCAAGCACGCCCGCGGGAAACCGGAGACGCTGGACGAGCTCGTTCGAGAGCTCCGGTCCGCCGAACGGGGCACATGGTGGAAGGAGTCCCGAAGTTACGACACAAGCGACTCGCCAAAGGGGTACGACCGCGGCGTTCAGGAGCTGAACTACCACTCCGGCGACGACTTCCGGGTTGACGACGAGCCGACAAGCGACGACGTCACGCACACGACTCACGAGGTGGACATCGAGGCGGTTATCGACGACGTCGAAACCGAACTCGAGGTCCACTACGAGAACGGGCGCGACGAGGTGCTGTACGCCGAGATCGACGACGTCGGTGGCTCTCGTGTGATGACCTATCTCGCCCTCCTCTTCCTGGCCCATCGAGGCCGAGTGACCCTCGAGCAGGACGAACTGTTCGGCGATCTCTGGATCAGAGACGACGCAGTGGCGTCGGACACGAGCGAAGCAGTCGCCAGCTGA
- the smc gene encoding chromosome segregation protein SMC, which yields MYIKAIVLDDFKSFGRKTKIPFYEDFTVVTGPNGSGKSNIIDAVLFALGLARTRGIRAEKLTDLIYNPGDEDADTSSGPREATVEVILDNSEGTLERSQVVNAAGSEDIGDIDEIRIRRRVKETEDNYYSYYYLNDRSVNLSDIQDLLAQAGITPEGYNVVMQGDVTEIINMTPYARREIIDEIAGVAEFDAKKEDAFEELETVQERIDEAELRIEEKRDRLNQLADERREAMRYRRLRREKEEYEGYKKASELEEKRAELDAVQDEVDDLEDELRELQRELDEREGKVVRLQEDLEDLNAEIERKGEDEQLRIKSEIEEIKGEISRFEDKIEASEEAIEDAESERREAFVQIDRKQETIDDLADEMREHKLEKASITSEIQERERERDELEAEIEAVDTEFDELKADLAEHKDELEEAKTEKNDLQREQDRLLDEARRRSNAIEEKEGTIEEKRESIPELESQRSDLERELEKAERNRANIAEVVDDLKGEKRRLQSDVDDLDDEIQAKQQEYAELEANAGESGDSSFGRAVTTILNSGINGVHGAVAQLGTVPGEYATACETAAGGRLANVVVDDDVIGQQCIEHLKSRNAGRATFLPLTDMSQRRLSSAPSDPGVVGFAYNLVDFDDEYAGVFSYVLGDTLVVEDIETARSYMGDYRMVTVDGDLVEKSGAMTGGSGGGSRYSFTGGGEGQLERVAKQITELQEERESLREELRGVEERLDDARDRKSDAADEVRSIESELEGLDDEREAIEAEIEDLQEGLEELREERESVDERMNEISAAIEAKTATVEELEGEIDELETELADSKIPELTDQIEELEAEIDEREDRVQELDTELNELSLEKEYAEDAIEDLHDDIEAAQNRTAEHEDRIEEYEADIETKREGLEEKREAVAELEEELTELKAERSDLKEELSEARTNRDQQQDRVNAVESKLEDARERANSLEWEIESLESEVGDYDPEDVPDHETVLEMIEYLQSDMEAMEPVNMLAIDEYDEVRSDLDDLEEGKETLVEEADGIRDRIEQYESQKKQTFMDAYDAIASHFTEIFEKLSEGTGSLHLENEEDPFDGGLTMKAQPGDKPIQRLDAMSGGEKSLTALAFIFAIQRHNPAPFYALDEIDAFLDAVNAERVGEMVEELAGDAQFVVVSHRSAMLDRSERAIGVTMQQDNVSAVTGIDLSSGEVPADD from the coding sequence ATGTATATCAAGGCGATCGTCCTCGACGATTTCAAGAGCTTCGGCCGAAAGACGAAGATCCCGTTTTACGAGGATTTCACGGTCGTAACGGGCCCGAACGGTTCCGGCAAGTCGAACATCATCGACGCCGTCCTCTTCGCGCTCGGGCTGGCCCGGACCCGCGGGATCCGCGCCGAGAAGCTGACCGACCTTATCTACAACCCCGGTGACGAGGATGCGGACACCTCGAGTGGCCCCCGCGAGGCGACCGTCGAGGTCATCCTCGACAACTCCGAGGGCACCCTCGAGCGCTCGCAGGTCGTCAACGCCGCGGGGAGTGAGGACATCGGCGATATCGACGAGATTCGTATCCGTCGCCGGGTCAAAGAGACCGAGGACAATTACTATTCCTACTACTACCTGAACGACCGCTCGGTCAACCTCTCGGACATTCAGGACCTGCTCGCACAGGCGGGCATCACGCCGGAGGGGTACAACGTCGTCATGCAGGGCGACGTCACCGAGATCATCAATATGACGCCCTACGCCCGCCGGGAGATCATCGACGAAATCGCGGGCGTCGCGGAGTTCGACGCCAAGAAAGAAGACGCCTTCGAGGAACTCGAGACGGTTCAAGAACGGATCGACGAGGCCGAACTCCGCATCGAGGAGAAACGCGATCGGCTCAACCAGCTCGCGGACGAACGCCGGGAAGCCATGCGGTACCGGCGGCTCCGCCGCGAGAAAGAGGAGTACGAGGGGTACAAGAAAGCCAGCGAACTCGAGGAGAAACGCGCCGAACTCGACGCCGTCCAAGACGAGGTCGATGACCTCGAAGACGAACTTCGGGAGCTCCAGCGCGAACTCGACGAGCGCGAAGGCAAAGTCGTGCGCTTACAGGAGGATCTCGAGGATTTAAACGCCGAGATCGAGCGCAAGGGCGAGGATGAACAGCTCCGGATCAAAAGCGAAATCGAGGAGATCAAAGGAGAGATCTCGCGGTTCGAGGACAAGATCGAGGCCAGCGAGGAGGCGATCGAGGACGCCGAGTCCGAGCGCCGCGAAGCCTTCGTCCAGATCGACCGCAAGCAGGAGACGATTGACGACCTCGCGGACGAAATGCGCGAGCACAAACTCGAGAAGGCCTCGATCACGAGCGAGATTCAGGAACGCGAGCGAGAGCGCGACGAACTCGAGGCCGAGATCGAGGCTGTTGACACCGAGTTCGACGAGCTCAAGGCCGACCTCGCGGAGCACAAAGACGAACTCGAGGAAGCGAAGACCGAGAAGAACGACCTCCAGCGCGAGCAAGACCGCCTGCTCGACGAGGCTCGACGGCGCTCGAACGCCATCGAGGAGAAAGAGGGGACCATCGAGGAGAAACGCGAATCGATCCCCGAACTCGAGAGCCAGCGAAGCGACTTAGAGCGAGAACTGGAGAAGGCCGAGCGGAACCGCGCGAACATCGCGGAGGTTGTCGACGACCTGAAAGGCGAGAAGCGCCGGCTCCAGTCCGATGTCGACGATCTCGACGACGAAATCCAGGCGAAACAACAGGAGTACGCCGAACTCGAGGCCAACGCCGGCGAGAGCGGCGACTCCTCGTTCGGTCGTGCGGTGACGACGATCCTCAATTCGGGAATCAACGGCGTTCACGGCGCGGTCGCACAACTGGGGACCGTCCCCGGCGAGTACGCGACCGCCTGCGAGACCGCCGCGGGCGGCCGGCTGGCCAACGTGGTTGTCGACGACGACGTTATCGGCCAGCAGTGTATTGAGCACCTCAAGTCGCGCAACGCGGGCCGAGCGACCTTCCTGCCGCTGACGGACATGAGCCAGCGCCGGCTGTCATCGGCTCCAAGCGATCCGGGCGTCGTCGGCTTCGCGTACAACCTTGTTGACTTCGACGATGAGTACGCTGGCGTCTTCTCCTACGTCCTCGGCGATACGCTGGTCGTCGAGGACATCGAGACCGCCCGTTCGTACATGGGCGACTACCGGATGGTCACCGTCGATGGCGACCTCGTGGAGAAGAGCGGTGCGATGACCGGCGGCTCCGGCGGCGGCTCGCGGTACTCCTTTACCGGCGGCGGCGAGGGCCAACTCGAGCGCGTCGCCAAACAGATCACGGAACTGCAAGAGGAGCGGGAATCCCTCCGCGAGGAACTCCGCGGCGTCGAGGAGCGCCTCGACGACGCTCGCGATCGCAAGAGCGACGCGGCCGACGAAGTCCGCTCGATCGAGTCCGAGCTCGAGGGGCTCGACGACGAGCGCGAGGCCATCGAGGCAGAGATTGAGGACTTGCAAGAGGGCTTGGAGGAACTCCGCGAGGAGCGGGAATCCGTCGACGAGCGGATGAACGAGATTTCCGCGGCGATCGAGGCGAAGACGGCGACGGTCGAGGAACTCGAGGGCGAGATCGACGAGCTCGAAACCGAACTCGCGGACTCGAAAATCCCTGAGTTGACCGACCAGATCGAGGAACTCGAGGCGGAGATCGACGAACGCGAAGACCGGGTTCAGGAACTCGACACCGAACTCAACGAGTTGAGCCTCGAGAAGGAGTACGCCGAGGACGCCATCGAGGACCTCCACGACGATATTGAGGCCGCCCAGAACCGCACGGCCGAGCATGAAGACCGGATCGAGGAGTACGAGGCGGATATCGAGACGAAACGCGAGGGGCTCGAGGAGAAACGTGAGGCCGTTGCGGAACTCGAAGAAGAACTCACGGAGCTGAAAGCCGAACGCAGTGACCTCAAGGAGGAGCTCTCCGAGGCCCGGACGAACCGCGACCAGCAGCAAGACCGAGTCAACGCCGTCGAAAGCAAACTCGAGGACGCACGCGAACGTGCGAACAGCCTCGAGTGGGAGATCGAATCGCTGGAGTCCGAGGTCGGCGACTACGATCCGGAGGACGTGCCCGACCACGAGACCGTCCTCGAGATGATCGAGTACCTGCAGTCGGACATGGAAGCGATGGAGCCCGTGAACATGCTCGCAATCGACGAGTACGACGAGGTCCGCAGCGATCTCGACGACCTTGAGGAGGGGAAGGAAACGTTAGTCGAGGAGGCCGACGGCATCCGCGACCGAATCGAGCAGTACGAGTCCCAGAAGAAGCAAACGTTCATGGACGCCTACGATGCAATCGCTTCCCACTTCACCGAAATCTTCGAGAAGCTCTCGGAGGGGACCGGGTCGCTGCACCTCGAGAACGAGGAGGACCCGTTCGACGGCGGGCTGACGATGAAGGCACAGCCGGGCGACAAGCCGATCCAGCGCTTAGACGCCATGTCCGGCGGCGAGAAGTCGCTGACTGCGCTGGCCTTCATCTTCGCGATCCAGCGGCACAACCCGGCCCCGTTCTACGCACTCGACGAGATTGATGCCTTCCTCGACGCGGTCAACGCCGAACGGGTCGGCGAGATGGTCGAGGAACTCGCCGGCGACGCCCAGTTCGTCGTCGTCTCCCACCGCTCGGCCATGCTCGACCGCTCCGAGCGGGCGATCGGCGTGACGATGCAACAGGACAACGTGAGCGCGGTGACCGGGATCGATCTGAGTAGTGGGGAGGTTCCTGCTGATGACTAG
- a CDS encoding PAS domain S-box protein, with amino-acid sequence MSTRADADNAVFWGDVDDDVALNRYRTLVNTIDDGIYQLDADGHFVAVNDVIVETTGYTREQLLGEHISLVLGDDDIDRIKREVASQIEANDDDDIATFDLAVRTVDDDTIPCELRVNLLVEDGEFQGTIGVARDRSEKHRRQDTLTSAVASYESITSIIDEADIGVVVLDEEYEIEWADETIERYFDLDRAALIGRNNHTVVDDDLKHRFADPGSFAATVLSSYDDDRYVDHFECRVVGDGDDYEDRWLRYQSKSIESGEFAGGRVEFYYDISEQKQSEADLQESEDAFQSLVDAVEEYAIFRLDTAGTVISWNRGAHKIKGYDREEIIGEHFSAFYTDADRAADVPERNLERALENGSVEDEGWRVRKDGTRFWANVTITPVRDDDGTHQGYLKVTRDMTDRWEREQELESELQRILGRISDAFYAVDDEYRFTHVNDRAAELLQHSEAELLGERLWDVFPDLHEIDPVWDAFHTALETQEQTSYELYYDTLDFRVEANLYPSETGISVYFRDVTERRERERELEESEQRYRTLAEHFPNGIVTLFDHDLEYTLAAGQGFDKIPVDPAEAEGEQFDDVWPDETSDVLEPVLRAALEGEERSVELEYADREWVIYTVPITDNRGDVFAGVTMAHDITERKEYQSRLEETISRLEESNKRLEQFAYAASHDLQEPLRMVSSYLQLIENRYADKLDEDGEEFLAFAVDGADRMRDMIEGLLAYSRVETQGDPLEPIDLDSVLESVLADLRLQIEETNADIETESLPRVDGDASQLRQVFQNLLSNAIEYNGDEPPRISVDAERHGQQWTISVHDEGIGIDPADQDRVFEVFQRLHSRENYSGTGIGLALCQRIIERHGGEIWVDSEPGEGATFSFTLPVAENTAQ; translated from the coding sequence ATGAGTACTCGAGCGGACGCGGACAATGCGGTATTCTGGGGGGATGTCGACGACGATGTCGCGCTCAACCGCTATCGGACGCTCGTCAACACGATCGACGACGGAATCTACCAGCTCGATGCCGACGGGCACTTCGTTGCGGTCAATGATGTTATCGTCGAGACGACCGGCTATACGCGCGAGCAACTCCTCGGCGAGCACATCTCGCTCGTGCTCGGGGACGACGATATCGACCGTATCAAACGCGAAGTCGCGAGCCAGATCGAGGCGAACGACGACGACGATATCGCGACCTTCGATCTCGCCGTTCGAACCGTCGACGACGACACGATTCCGTGCGAACTGCGCGTCAATCTGTTGGTCGAGGACGGCGAGTTCCAAGGGACCATCGGCGTCGCTCGCGATCGCTCCGAGAAACACCGTCGACAGGACACGCTCACATCGGCAGTGGCATCCTATGAATCGATCACCAGCATCATCGACGAGGCCGACATCGGCGTCGTCGTCCTCGACGAGGAGTACGAAATCGAGTGGGCCGACGAGACGATCGAACGATATTTCGACCTCGATCGAGCGGCCCTCATCGGGCGAAACAACCATACGGTGGTCGACGATGATCTCAAACACCGGTTCGCCGACCCCGGCTCGTTCGCGGCGACCGTCCTGTCGTCGTACGATGACGATCGCTACGTCGACCACTTCGAGTGTCGGGTCGTCGGCGACGGGGATGACTACGAGGACCGCTGGCTCAGGTACCAGAGCAAATCAATCGAATCGGGCGAGTTCGCTGGTGGACGGGTCGAGTTCTATTACGACATCTCCGAGCAGAAGCAGTCGGAAGCGGACCTTCAGGAGAGCGAAGATGCGTTTCAGTCGCTGGTCGACGCCGTCGAGGAGTACGCGATCTTCCGGTTAGATACGGCGGGGACCGTCATCAGTTGGAACAGGGGCGCACACAAGATCAAAGGATACGACCGCGAGGAGATCATCGGCGAACACTTCTCGGCGTTTTACACCGACGCGGATCGAGCGGCGGACGTTCCCGAACGGAACCTCGAGCGGGCGCTCGAGAACGGCTCCGTCGAGGACGAGGGGTGGCGCGTCCGTAAGGACGGCACGCGGTTCTGGGCGAACGTCACGATCACGCCGGTTCGGGACGACGACGGAACCCATCAGGGCTATCTGAAAGTGACCCGTGATATGACGGATCGGTGGGAGCGCGAGCAGGAACTCGAAAGCGAACTCCAGCGTATCCTCGGGCGGATTTCCGACGCGTTCTACGCGGTCGACGACGAGTACCGGTTCACGCACGTCAACGACCGCGCTGCGGAACTCCTCCAGCACTCCGAGGCGGAACTCCTCGGGGAGCGACTTTGGGACGTATTTCCGGACCTACACGAGATCGACCCGGTCTGGGACGCCTTCCACACGGCCTTGGAAACACAGGAGCAGACCAGCTATGAGCTCTACTACGACACGCTCGATTTCAGAGTCGAGGCGAACCTCTATCCCTCCGAGACCGGTATCTCGGTGTACTTCCGCGACGTCACCGAGCGCCGGGAACGCGAACGCGAACTCGAGGAGTCCGAACAGCGTTACCGCACCCTCGCGGAGCACTTCCCGAACGGGATCGTCACCCTATTCGACCACGACCTCGAGTACACGCTGGCGGCGGGGCAGGGCTTCGACAAGATACCGGTGGACCCGGCGGAAGCCGAGGGAGAACAATTCGACGATGTCTGGCCTGACGAGACGAGCGACGTGCTCGAACCGGTGCTCCGAGCCGCACTCGAGGGCGAGGAGCGATCGGTCGAACTCGAGTACGCTGACCGCGAGTGGGTGATCTACACGGTCCCGATCACCGATAACCGGGGCGACGTCTTCGCCGGGGTGACGATGGCCCACGACATCACCGAACGGAAGGAGTACCAGAGCAGACTCGAGGAGACGATTTCGCGACTCGAGGAGTCCAACAAGCGCTTAGAGCAGTTCGCCTACGCGGCGTCGCACGATCTACAAGAGCCCTTGCGGATGGTCTCGAGTTACCTCCAGCTCATCGAGAACCGCTACGCCGACAAACTCGACGAGGACGGTGAGGAGTTCCTCGCATTCGCGGTCGACGGTGCCGACCGGATGCGTGACATGATCGAGGGGCTACTGGCGTACTCTCGAGTCGAGACGCAAGGAGACCCGCTCGAACCCATCGACCTCGATTCGGTCCTCGAGAGCGTGTTGGCGGACTTACGGCTCCAGATCGAGGAGACGAACGCAGACATCGAGACCGAGAGCCTGCCCCGCGTCGATGGTGACGCCAGCCAGTTGCGGCAGGTGTTCCAGAACCTCCTGAGTAACGCGATTGAGTACAACGGCGACGAGCCACCGCGGATTTCCGTCGACGCCGAGCGCCACGGACAACAGTGGACGATTTCGGTCCACGACGAGGGCATCGGGATCGATCCCGCGGATCAGGACCGCGTGTTCGAAGTCTTTCAGCGTCTCCACAGTCGGGAGAACTATTCGGGTACCGGGATCGGCCTTGCCCTCTGCCAGCGGATCATCGAACGCCACGGCGGAGAAATATGGGTCGACTCCGAACCGGGTGAAGGGGCGACGTTCTCGTTCACGCTGCCCGTAGCGGAGAACACCGCGCAGTGA